In a single window of the Flavobacterium sp. W4I14 genome:
- a CDS encoding hypothetical protein (product_source=Hypo-rule applied; pfam=PF19765) → MSHLKRVKINKLTLLIISVCCLSMSGVKCKKETSLTKEEELPALTQNGANTFGFVLNGRVWLPKGALLQNKLNITYDANFNGGTLNITAHRYLDGDQFQSVAIASYNISKTGTYSIDKDKVLVSFYKTESCTYSSHEIVPKGVLKITKLDLTEKVISGSFEFVLEKQGCEIINATEGRFDLKI, encoded by the coding sequence ATGTCACATCTAAAACGCGTGAAAATCAACAAACTCACACTACTGATCATTTCAGTCTGCTGCCTTTCTATGAGCGGCGTGAAATGCAAAAAAGAAACATCATTAACCAAAGAGGAGGAATTGCCTGCATTAACCCAGAATGGCGCTAACACCTTCGGCTTTGTACTCAATGGAAGGGTATGGCTGCCAAAAGGAGCGTTGCTCCAGAATAAGCTAAACATTACATATGATGCAAATTTCAATGGAGGAACCCTGAATATTACTGCACATCGGTATCTGGATGGAGACCAGTTTCAAAGCGTAGCGATCGCCAGTTACAATATCAGTAAAACAGGAACCTATTCTATTGATAAAGACAAAGTTCTTGTGAGCTTTTATAAAACAGAAAGTTGCACTTACAGCTCCCATGAAATTGTTCCAAAAGGTGTCCTGAAAATTACCAAATTGGACCTGACTGAGAAAGTAATTTCTGGTTCCTTTGAGTTTGTTCTTGAAAAACAGGGCTGCGAAATCATAAATGCTACTGAAGGTAGATTTGATCTAAAAATTTAG
- a CDS encoding hypothetical protein (product_source=Hypo-rule applied; superfamily=161098; transmembrane_helix_parts=Inside_1_42,TMhelix_43_65,Outside_66_79,TMhelix_80_102,Inside_103_114,TMhelix_115_137,Outside_138_149), whose protein sequence is MWNSIYDNFVQKLAGLRWSAFLAQNNNNIAQATRMRNVFRNDLYAISGLVIIAVTVCMAVVYYFILNRKGGAGYAFRVKFWFSALLANSLVISASVLFISISMTRTYSSLNPFKYCLSLGFVNLVYSAVLFFVLSLIFKKYSVASTTPF, encoded by the coding sequence ATGTGGAATTCAATTTACGACAATTTTGTACAGAAACTGGCAGGGCTACGCTGGTCTGCCTTTCTTGCCCAGAACAATAATAATATCGCCCAGGCGACCAGGATGCGCAATGTTTTCAGGAATGATCTTTATGCCATTTCTGGCTTGGTGATCATAGCGGTTACAGTTTGTATGGCCGTAGTCTATTATTTTATACTCAACCGTAAGGGCGGGGCCGGCTACGCATTCCGGGTAAAGTTTTGGTTCAGCGCGCTGCTAGCCAATTCACTTGTAATTTCAGCCTCAGTGCTGTTTATAAGCATTTCTATGACAAGGACATACAGCAGCTTGAATCCTTTTAAATACTGCCTTTCGCTGGGCTTTGTGAACCTGGTCTATTCAGCGGTACTCTTTTTTGTGCTTTCGCTGATCTTCAAAAAATATTCAGTTGCCAGTACAACACCATTTTAA
- a CDS encoding chloramphenicol-sensitive protein RarD (product_source=KO:K05786; cog=COG2962; ko=KO:K05786; pfam=PF00892; superfamily=103481; tigrfam=TIGR00688; transmembrane_helix_parts=Inside_1_6,TMhelix_7_24,Outside_25_34,TMhelix_35_57,Inside_58_76,TMhelix_77_99,Outside_100_108,TMhelix_109_126,Inside_127_132,TMhelix_133_151,Outside_152_155,TMhelix_156_173,Inside_174_181,TMhelix_182_204,Outside_205_213,TMhelix_214_236,Inside_237_242,TMhelix_243_262,Outside_263_271,TMhelix_272_291,Inside_292_315) — MKIAKYYLAAVFAYATWGFFSLVLKPLSGYSSVDILFYRIFSCAILMLFITALFKRAELVKTFSNFKALPAKKKRNMLLLNVGGSVFLNINWFSFIYVLNHVSIKATSLAYLVCPIITTLLAYWLLHEKLNKVQWAAVALSILGCLMLSYANIMDMVYGIVIGFTYAAYLVSQRKSVGFDKFILLTFHISLSALMLLPFYPAYGGPVPTAAQFWLLIEIIAVGFTVIPLFLNLYSLKGLNSSTVGMLLNINPIIGFAIAALVFHEPITPLQMSAYSIIFVSVVVFNVHSLFKKKQRQLPGRDNLDSATEPGYLKE; from the coding sequence GTGAAAATCGCAAAATATTACCTGGCCGCTGTATTCGCTTATGCGACCTGGGGCTTTTTTAGTTTAGTTTTAAAACCTTTGAGCGGATATTCTTCGGTGGATATTTTATTTTACCGCATTTTTAGCTGCGCGATACTGATGCTATTCATTACCGCCTTGTTTAAACGTGCCGAACTGGTTAAAACCTTTTCTAATTTTAAGGCCTTACCTGCTAAGAAGAAACGAAATATGCTTTTGCTGAATGTAGGTGGAAGTGTCTTTTTAAATATCAACTGGTTCTCGTTTATTTACGTGCTTAACCATGTAAGCATTAAGGCTACCTCGCTAGCCTACCTGGTATGCCCCATTATTACCACATTGCTTGCTTACTGGCTTTTGCACGAAAAGCTCAATAAAGTACAATGGGCAGCCGTTGCATTAAGTATACTTGGATGCTTAATGCTATCGTATGCCAATATTATGGACATGGTTTACGGCATTGTTATTGGCTTTACGTATGCCGCCTACCTAGTAAGCCAGCGTAAAAGTGTTGGGTTTGATAAGTTTATCCTGCTCACCTTTCACATTTCGCTTTCAGCGCTGATGTTGCTGCCCTTTTACCCTGCCTATGGCGGACCGGTACCTACAGCGGCACAATTTTGGTTACTGATAGAAATTATAGCAGTTGGTTTTACCGTGATTCCACTCTTTTTGAATTTGTATTCCTTAAAGGGCTTGAACTCATCAACAGTGGGTATGTTGCTTAATATTAACCCAATTATTGGGTTTGCTATAGCAGCTTTGGTATTTCATGAGCCCATTACCCCATTACAAATGTCGGCATATAGTATCATTTTCGTATCGGTTGTTGTTTTTAATGTGCATTCCCTTTTTAAAAAAAAGCAAAGACAGCTGCCTGGTAGGGATAATCTGGATTCTGCGACAGAACCTGGTTACTTAAAAGAGTAA
- a CDS encoding tetratricopeptide (TPR) repeat protein (product_source=COG0457; cath_funfam=1.25.40.10,3.30.565.10; cog=COG0457; pfam=PF13424; smart=SM00028; superfamily=48452,55874) — translation MLIFCCRQQVDIKKTTINPAYDRAFEYREKGAADSAFLYFNRAKEVFLQERDSLGAGKCLLNMAIISTDKGDYFGGQELSLAAIGYFRPSDSSQHVFIRSNYNNLGIATYKLKDYANALRFYDDAIRFSNDSLDTRVYLNNKAKTYQDMKDYRRALIVYREVLSGTSRNQREYARTLSNIARASWQQDPSAPVMGKFREALEIRRREKDLWGLNASYSHLSDYYAGKSPIIALSYADSMYRVARQLGSGDDKLQALKKLIRLSSLGQAKPYFQAYERLDDSLQTARSRAKNQFALIRYESEKNKADKLLLQKENTAKNYQMGITVFVSLILLSLGLAEFRRRRRKLAQVTEKKIRESELKTSKHVHDVVANGLYRMMKEIQNRIHVNTETLLDKIELLYEKSRDISYNRPIIPEQPFEVHIRELLSSFSGEQTRVIIVGNGPDIWLGTTADILYEIEQVLQELMINMSRHSGADNVVLRFERVERTVNIVYRDNGKGMAEEIVHGNGLRSTGNRIKAISGSITFEAVPGEQGLKIQISFPV, via the coding sequence TTGCTGATCTTTTGCTGCAGGCAACAGGTAGATATCAAAAAGACCACTATTAACCCTGCCTATGACAGGGCTTTCGAATACCGAGAAAAGGGGGCAGCAGACAGCGCCTTCCTATATTTCAACAGGGCGAAAGAGGTATTCCTTCAGGAACGGGATAGCCTTGGCGCAGGGAAATGCCTGCTCAATATGGCGATCATTTCCACCGATAAGGGTGATTACTTTGGGGGCCAGGAACTCTCTCTTGCAGCAATAGGTTATTTCAGGCCTAGCGATAGTAGCCAGCATGTTTTTATCCGCTCAAACTATAACAACCTCGGTATTGCCACTTATAAATTAAAAGATTATGCCAACGCTTTGCGTTTTTATGATGATGCGATCAGGTTTTCAAACGACTCCCTTGATACCCGAGTGTACCTGAATAACAAGGCAAAGACCTACCAGGATATGAAGGATTATAGGCGGGCACTTATCGTTTACCGCGAAGTGCTATCCGGTACGAGCCGGAACCAACGGGAATATGCCAGGACCCTTTCCAATATCGCAAGGGCCAGCTGGCAACAGGACCCTTCAGCACCGGTTATGGGAAAATTCAGGGAGGCCCTGGAAATACGGCGTAGGGAAAAAGACCTATGGGGATTGAATGCCAGTTATTCGCATCTCTCAGACTATTATGCAGGAAAGTCGCCTATAATAGCCTTATCGTATGCCGACAGCATGTATCGGGTGGCCAGACAGCTGGGCAGCGGGGATGATAAACTCCAAGCCCTCAAAAAGCTGATCAGGCTTTCCTCTCTCGGGCAGGCAAAACCTTATTTCCAGGCGTATGAACGTTTGGATGACAGTCTACAGACCGCAAGGAGCAGGGCTAAGAACCAATTTGCGCTGATCCGTTACGAGAGCGAGAAAAACAAAGCGGATAAATTGTTGCTGCAAAAAGAGAATACGGCAAAGAACTATCAGATGGGTATAACTGTATTTGTGTCGCTGATATTGTTATCCTTGGGACTGGCCGAGTTTCGCAGGCGCAGACGTAAACTCGCTCAGGTAACTGAAAAGAAGATAAGGGAGAGTGAACTCAAGACGTCAAAACATGTGCACGATGTAGTAGCCAATGGCCTTTATCGGATGATGAAGGAGATACAGAACCGCATACATGTTAACACAGAAACTCTTTTGGATAAAATTGAACTGCTTTATGAAAAGTCAAGAGATATTTCCTATAACCGGCCGATTATTCCTGAGCAGCCTTTTGAGGTGCACATACGGGAACTTTTAAGCTCGTTTTCCGGAGAGCAGACCAGAGTCATCATCGTGGGCAACGGCCCGGATATCTGGTTAGGGACAACAGCCGATATTCTCTACGAGATCGAACAGGTTCTTCAGGAACTGATGATCAATATGAGCAGACACAGCGGTGCCGATAATGTGGTTCTGCGTTTTGAGCGTGTGGAAAGGACAGTAAACATCGTCTACCGGGACAATGGAAAGGGAATGGCAGAAGAAATTGTTCATGGCAACGGCCTGCGCAGTACGGGAAACCGTATTAAAGCAATTTCGGGATCGATTACCTTTGAAGCCGTTCCTGGAGAGCAGGGCCTAAAAATCCAGATTAGCTTTCCTGTTTAA
- a CDS encoding hypothetical protein (product_source=Hypo-rule applied; transmembrane_helix_parts=Inside_1_147,TMhelix_148_165,Outside_166_272), which yields MFEEYKKRILQHCHTLRSKGILSSNISLPTPGRLREECGTVYCSRQLTDSDKQVLRDFFGPSDSTKDFKMIIAGFDIDKFRPLNYYLKDSKIETDAKNIELLAWLTDYKPRPFKEDDFRQADGGKVNNTSVFIRQLTKWIKKYRKENALILFVLGFIIFLLTKISPGNQCMYWAGDHYETIDCNKQVFGVQSIALDTMKLNHFKKITKPDTMTTYSIGKVWYIKGDGPKPECFTADGMHPLHPGRDLRPLTLTILRKYFGVTQQDSIQRRIN from the coding sequence ATGTTTGAAGAATATAAAAAGAGGATACTGCAGCACTGCCATACCCTGCGGTCCAAGGGAATACTGTCAAGCAATATTTCACTACCGACTCCTGGGAGACTCCGAGAAGAGTGTGGAACGGTTTATTGCTCAAGGCAACTGACAGATTCGGATAAACAGGTACTTCGCGATTTCTTTGGCCCCTCAGATAGCACCAAAGATTTTAAAATGATAATAGCAGGTTTTGACATCGATAAATTTCGACCACTGAACTATTATCTTAAAGATTCCAAAATAGAAACTGATGCCAAAAATATCGAGCTTTTAGCATGGCTTACCGATTACAAGCCAAGGCCATTTAAAGAAGACGATTTCCGTCAAGCCGATGGAGGCAAAGTAAATAATACCAGCGTCTTCATCAGACAGTTAACAAAATGGATCAAAAAATACCGGAAAGAAAACGCGCTAATTCTGTTCGTACTAGGCTTCATTATCTTTTTGCTGACGAAAATATCCCCAGGTAATCAGTGCATGTACTGGGCCGGTGACCACTATGAAACCATTGACTGTAACAAACAGGTATTCGGTGTACAGAGTATTGCCCTAGATACCATGAAACTCAACCATTTTAAAAAGATCACCAAGCCCGACACCATGACTACCTATTCAATTGGAAAAGTCTGGTATATAAAAGGTGATGGCCCTAAACCAGAATGTTTCACAGCAGATGGAATGCACCCCTTACACCCCGGCAGGGACTTAAGGCCTTTGACGTTAACTATACTTAGAAAATACTTCGGTGTCACACAACAGGATAGTATCCAAAGAAGAATAAATTAA
- a CDS encoding hypothetical protein (product_source=Hypo-rule applied), with protein sequence MFLPYFIALILGLVNPAESSTSNCHGTTQVSSAENGTDEDGGTDDDDTGGETGQTPPPKIGG encoded by the coding sequence ATGTTTTTACCTTATTTTATTGCACTTATTCTGGGCCTAGTGAACCCAGCTGAATCTTCAACTTCTAATTGCCACGGCACCACTCAGGTCAGTAGCGCTGAAAACGGGACTGATGAGGATGGTGGAACCGATGATGATGATACCGGTGGTGAGACCGGTCAAACACCGCCACCGAAGATCGGAGGATAA
- a CDS encoding alkanesulfonate monooxygenase SsuD/methylene tetrahydromethanopterin reductase-like flavin-dependent oxidoreductase (luciferase family) (product_source=COG2141; cath_funfam=3.20.20.30; cog=COG2141; pfam=PF00296; superfamily=51679), producing MVTLGLAINEMKKIGFLSFGHWSEHPSYQARTASDTLLQSIDLAVAAEEIGLDGAYFRVHHFAKQLASPFPLLSAIGAKTAKIEIGTGVIDMRYENPLYMVEDAGAADLISGGRLQLGISRGSPEQVIEGWRHFGFAPKDGENDADMGRQKALEFLERLKGEGFARPNPNPMFPNPPGLLRLEPYSEGLRERIWWGAASNATAVWAAEHGMYLQSSTLKFDENGKPFHIQQAEQIRLYKEAWRKAGHDREPRVSVSRSIFALMNDQDRYYFGQQGKGGG from the coding sequence ATGGTAACTTTGGGTTTAGCAATTAATGAAATGAAGAAAATCGGATTTTTATCGTTCGGGCATTGGTCGGAACATCCCTCATATCAGGCGCGTACTGCTAGTGATACTTTGCTACAATCAATCGACCTTGCCGTTGCGGCCGAAGAAATCGGCCTTGACGGAGCGTACTTCAGGGTACACCATTTTGCAAAGCAATTGGCATCGCCCTTTCCGCTGCTTTCGGCCATTGGCGCAAAAACTGCTAAGATCGAAATCGGAACGGGCGTTATCGATATGCGCTATGAAAACCCTTTATATATGGTTGAGGATGCCGGTGCGGCCGACCTCATCTCTGGTGGCAGGTTACAACTGGGCATCAGCAGGGGTTCGCCCGAGCAGGTGATTGAAGGCTGGCGGCATTTCGGTTTTGCACCAAAGGATGGAGAGAACGATGCTGATATGGGTAGGCAAAAGGCTTTGGAGTTTTTGGAAAGATTGAAAGGCGAAGGTTTTGCAAGGCCTAATCCAAACCCAATGTTTCCGAATCCGCCGGGACTGTTAAGGCTGGAACCATATTCAGAGGGACTGCGCGAGCGCATCTGGTGGGGAGCCGCTTCCAATGCGACCGCTGTTTGGGCGGCAGAGCATGGGATGTACCTGCAAAGCTCTACCTTGAAGTTTGATGAAAACGGTAAACCCTTCCACATCCAGCAGGCCGAGCAGATCAGGCTGTATAAGGAGGCCTGGAGAAAAGCCGGACATGATCGCGAGCCAAGGGTTTCTGTCAGCCGTTCAATATTTGCGCTGATGAACGATCAGGACAGGTATTATTTCGGGCAGCAGGGGAAAGGGGGCGGATAG
- a CDS encoding bacteriorhodopsin (product_source=COG5524; cath_funfam=1.20.1070.10; cog=COG5524; superfamily=55729; transmembrane_helix_parts=Inside_1_11,TMhelix_12_34,Outside_35_43,TMhelix_44_66,Inside_67_159): MKDKIVLHRRVRNYVGCSVMVAISLLSVFILMIISYVAEEEDVIHQLFYYVAVLIFTLLVIQVLAYRSKQGAETILLTVSDEGIHYYEHARFIQWGAITDIQIIDERLSVSVDSSPALGFKLNLLDTDLKGASTDLCQLLNLYYYPKRIYIHETFPTGC, encoded by the coding sequence ATGAAAGATAAAATAGTCTTACATAGAAGAGTGCGCAACTATGTTGGTTGTTCCGTTATGGTAGCTATCAGTTTGCTTAGCGTCTTTATCTTGATGATCATTTCTTATGTTGCCGAAGAAGAAGACGTTATACATCAGCTTTTTTATTATGTAGCAGTACTTATATTTACATTATTGGTTATTCAGGTGTTAGCTTACAGATCTAAGCAGGGAGCAGAAACAATACTGTTAACGGTATCCGACGAAGGGATTCACTATTATGAGCATGCAAGATTTATCCAATGGGGCGCAATAACAGATATACAGATTATTGACGAACGGCTATCCGTTTCCGTTGATTCCTCACCAGCCTTGGGTTTTAAACTCAATTTATTGGATACAGATCTAAAAGGAGCTTCTACTGACTTATGCCAGTTGCTAAACCTATATTATTACCCCAAGCGTATTTATATCCATGAAACTTTTCCTACCGGCTGTTAA
- a CDS encoding hypothetical protein (product_source=Hypo-rule applied; cleavage_site_network=SignalP-noTM), whose product MKRNIRIQLVCIFLGILSLAASCGGKGGVVDQVIENNGCLLTEHKTVGGIADTKVNLFVETSGSMAGFMSAKGTDFQKEIWSMAEELDSRMKRGFDIFQVRSKSETLQRIDIKDFRRPLNTGGFVSAKSTDIPEMLDSIFSKADNETVSVLVSDLIFSPENGNKAQFGQITTDIKKRFIGVQRASVLLQMTSDFYNKGRVDASPYYIWIVGKAEPVKAVSGIIKAVLEGKVNQVDFGVVLPTSNYSILPSLSQVVNAFPVACSKNGGYYTYREYTDEDEAGLNFWIGVDLSGLPGYMQSVDYLKKHMALEASEASAKLLQIKTVPEVSNNGDKAIVSRLGLTHLFQIKIDQIGGGTELKLNIERAMPAWIDEINLEIEDGKRQKTFGLMRMISGLQAALGKDKTALAYDQPLRIFITKN is encoded by the coding sequence ATGAAAAGAAACATACGCATACAGTTAGTTTGTATTTTCCTGGGCATACTGTCACTTGCCGCCTCATGCGGTGGGAAGGGTGGTGTTGTCGATCAGGTTATAGAGAACAACGGGTGCCTGCTCACCGAACATAAAACTGTAGGGGGAATTGCTGATACGAAAGTAAATCTTTTTGTAGAGACCTCAGGAAGCATGGCAGGTTTTATGTCTGCCAAGGGGACGGATTTTCAGAAGGAGATCTGGTCAATGGCCGAAGAATTAGACAGTAGGATGAAAAGAGGTTTTGATATCTTTCAGGTCCGCTCAAAGTCGGAAACGCTCCAGCGGATTGATATTAAAGACTTTAGGCGACCGCTAAATACCGGTGGTTTTGTTTCTGCAAAATCGACTGATATTCCAGAGATGCTCGACAGCATCTTTAGCAAGGCAGACAATGAGACTGTCTCTGTGCTGGTATCGGATCTTATCTTTTCGCCAGAAAACGGCAACAAAGCCCAATTCGGGCAGATTACAACCGATATTAAAAAACGGTTTATAGGGGTGCAGCGCGCAAGTGTGCTGCTCCAGATGACCTCCGATTTTTACAATAAGGGTAGGGTTGATGCAAGTCCGTATTACATCTGGATAGTTGGGAAGGCCGAGCCTGTAAAAGCAGTGTCCGGAATTATCAAAGCTGTTTTGGAGGGCAAGGTGAACCAGGTGGATTTTGGTGTGGTCCTTCCAACTTCGAACTACAGCATCCTGCCTTCGCTTAGCCAGGTTGTGAATGCCTTTCCTGTAGCCTGTTCTAAGAATGGAGGCTATTATACATACAGGGAATACACCGATGAAGATGAAGCAGGGCTTAATTTTTGGATCGGAGTCGATCTTTCCGGTCTTCCCGGTTACATGCAGTCTGTAGATTATCTCAAAAAACACATGGCCCTGGAGGCAAGTGAGGCAAGTGCAAAACTTCTGCAGATCAAAACGGTTCCTGAAGTTTCGAACAATGGAGATAAAGCAATTGTATCCCGTTTGGGGCTGACACATCTATTCCAGATCAAAATCGACCAGATCGGCGGTGGCACCGAGCTCAAGCTGAATATCGAGAGGGCCATGCCAGCCTGGATAGATGAGATCAACCTGGAGATAGAAGACGGAAAACGGCAGAAAACTTTTGGCCTTATGAGAATGATCAGTGGGCTTCAGGCTGCGCTGGGTAAGGATAAAACAGCATTGGCATACGACCAACCACTAAGGATTTTTATAACCAAAAACTAG
- a CDS encoding two-component system capsular synthesis response regulator RcsB (product_source=KO:K07687; cath_funfam=3.40.50.2300; cog=COG2197; ko=KO:K07687; smart=SM00448; superfamily=52172): MFKKVLIAEDQQMASISIVKTMESLGISQRQYTYYCDDALMHIRKALQSGDPFDLLITDLSFAEDHREQKLKGGEDLITAAKALQGDIRIVVFSAEGRPAVIRSLYQELGINAFVQKGRRDAEELSSAVETIVKGRTYMPLEIKKTNHHHNTFEFDKLDITIVSQLSKGTKQKNIPSFLDANGISPSGLSTVEKRLKEMREGLGFSNNEQLIVYCRDYGII, encoded by the coding sequence ATGTTTAAAAAAGTATTAATAGCTGAAGACCAACAAATGGCGAGTATTTCTATCGTCAAGACTATGGAATCATTGGGGATTTCCCAGAGACAGTACACTTATTACTGTGACGATGCTCTTATGCATATCCGCAAGGCACTGCAGTCAGGTGACCCTTTCGACCTGCTTATTACAGACCTTTCATTTGCCGAGGACCACAGGGAACAGAAACTTAAAGGCGGTGAAGACCTTATCACAGCGGCTAAGGCCCTGCAGGGTGATATCAGGATTGTTGTATTTTCTGCAGAAGGTCGTCCTGCAGTAATACGTTCGTTATACCAGGAACTTGGAATCAACGCCTTCGTGCAAAAGGGCAGAAGGGATGCCGAAGAACTTTCATCCGCGGTCGAAACAATCGTTAAGGGACGGACATACATGCCCCTGGAGATCAAAAAGACCAATCATCATCATAATACCTTTGAATTCGACAAGCTGGACATTACAATCGTTTCCCAACTTTCCAAAGGGACCAAGCAAAAAAATATACCTTCCTTCCTCGATGCCAATGGGATCTCGCCCTCAGGTCTGAGTACGGTAGAGAAGAGGCTAAAAGAGATGCGTGAAGGCCTCGGCTTTTCCAATAATGAACAGCTTATTGTCTATTGCCGGGATTACGGCATCATCTGA
- a CDS encoding ribosome-binding ATPase YchF (GTP1/OBG family) (product_source=COG0012; cath_funfam=1.10.8.60; cog=COG0012), protein MKDLKAKLFKERKQKLRETRVMANRFLEENKSIKSKLTSKWEEERVESNIANLKEIIIGINKELSDEAIKKYVTESLVDFMTSKKEKKYTFGAHLLKYFTESMLPFDIAKYSLCYSIDNDFYWVKDGTVKDHYEVALGLRDPETFGIYCGEKITFIQKYILPYLASSSDYNGELLASVVSNFDHQKAANSNILLMVVIEGMVRAMCTQLYLRQNPGETVDQAVKFIRKFQSMESLIMKPNWKDDIPYDFFAAISLSKHINDPQLTLTKEKLKAAESFHQEILQRSRNISVILADTTLTDSEKQERASVLTNAALENIAPWVNSEKQSVYVSIKVELQFLVRRFKDDRNEMIHGGFAAYNKKWKSNIYLSAVIALYKVMKKLDQTYGETTHCIALKKF, encoded by the coding sequence ATGAAGGATCTTAAGGCAAAGCTATTTAAAGAAAGAAAACAAAAGCTCCGGGAAACCAGGGTAATGGCCAACCGCTTTCTCGAGGAAAACAAATCCATCAAATCCAAACTAACTTCCAAATGGGAAGAGGAACGAGTGGAAAGCAATATCGCTAACCTGAAGGAAATTATTATTGGCATCAATAAAGAGCTTAGCGATGAGGCCATCAAAAAGTATGTGACCGAAAGCCTGGTTGATTTTATGACCAGTAAAAAGGAGAAAAAATACACTTTTGGAGCGCATCTCCTCAAATACTTCACGGAGAGCATGTTGCCATTTGACATCGCCAAGTACTCCCTATGCTATTCCATAGACAATGATTTTTACTGGGTCAAAGATGGCACGGTCAAAGACCACTATGAAGTTGCCTTAGGCCTCAGGGATCCAGAAACCTTTGGGATTTATTGCGGTGAGAAAATTACTTTTATCCAGAAATACATCTTGCCTTATCTTGCCAGCTCATCTGACTATAACGGCGAACTGCTAGCCAGCGTTGTGTCAAATTTTGACCATCAGAAAGCAGCAAACAGTAATATTCTGCTAATGGTGGTGATTGAAGGAATGGTTAGAGCAATGTGCACTCAACTATACCTCCGCCAAAATCCAGGAGAAACAGTTGATCAGGCCGTAAAATTTATCCGAAAATTTCAGTCCATGGAATCCCTGATCATGAAACCAAACTGGAAAGACGATATCCCTTATGATTTCTTTGCCGCCATCAGCCTATCCAAACATATTAATGATCCGCAACTCACCCTCACCAAAGAAAAACTAAAAGCCGCCGAAAGTTTTCATCAGGAAATCCTGCAGCGTTCAAGGAACATTTCTGTTATACTAGCTGATACCACATTAACTGATTCGGAGAAACAGGAGCGTGCCTCGGTGCTGACAAACGCTGCCTTGGAGAATATCGCCCCTTGGGTAAACTCTGAAAAGCAATCAGTCTATGTTTCTATCAAAGTGGAACTGCAGTTTTTGGTGCGAAGGTTCAAGGATGATCGAAATGAAATGATCCATGGCGGTTTTGCCGCCTACAACAAAAAATGGAAAAGCAACATCTATCTTTCGGCCGTCATCGCACTTTATAAGGTGATGAAAAAGCTTGACCAGACCTATGGTGAAACTACTCATTGTATTGCCCTGAAGAAATTCTAA